From a single Octopus sinensis linkage group LG5, ASM634580v1, whole genome shotgun sequence genomic region:
- the LOC115212397 gene encoding THUMP domain-containing protein 1 isoform X2: protein MGGNDGPKSGCKRSRTYYKKCMYKKRKKWNSIDVGMRGFLVTCNRNESQAVKEMYNLLNEYADILYGPEHTEVTSKNLESNDDKEDSEESAGEIEDELEREVKALKEEKPAERRFQQVDSGTKNCLFIKTTLEKPCELIHHILGDIYQSQVQKTRYSLRVLPVSTICRIDLAEITKVATDLLDSYFSTPFGTTTTYGISFKARMSARVSRDDVIRNICQIIEEMNPLNKVNYSAPDFIVIVEFLKGFCCLSVVKDFYKFRKYNLQETAKALQRLAANQCETTEEQPNATALTESTPDTDIIHASTLAKSDSKNELSANSKDKSNINRSNCTEIQNDCNQSSEKSETETGEKV from the exons ATGGGAGGCAATGATGGACCAAAGAGTGGCTGCAAGAGATCACGTACCTATTataagaaatgtatgtataagaaacGTAAGAAATGGAACTCCATAGATGTTGGGATGCGAGGTTTTCTGGTGACATGTAATCGCAATGAAAGTCAAGCTGTTAAGGAAATGTATAATCTTCTCAATGAATACGCCGATATATTATATGGACCTGAGCAT ACAGAGGTGACATCAAAGAATTTGGAATCTAATGATGACAAAGAAGATTCAGAAGAATCAGCTGGTGAGATTGAAGATGAACTTGAACGAGAAGTGAAAGCCTTGAAAGAGGAAAAACCTGCTGAACGGCGGTTCCAGCAGGTGGACAGTGGCACAAAGAACTGTCTATTCATCAAGACTACCCTAGAGAAGCCATGTGAATTAATTCATCACATTCTCGGTGATATTTACCAAAGTCAAGTCCAAAAGACACGCTATAGTCTTCGTGTCCTTCCAGTGAGTACCATTTGTCGTATCGATTTGGCAGAGATCACAAAGGTGGCCACGGATCTCCTGGATTCATATTTCTCCACACCttttggaacaacaacaacatatggcATTTCATTTAAGGCTCGTATGTCAGCTAGAGTGTCCCGTGATGATGTAATTCGGAATATCTGTCAGATTATTGAAGAGATGAATCCCTTGAATAAG GTTAACTACAGTGCACCAGACTTTATTGTCATTGTAGAGTTCCTGAAAGGATTTTGCTGCCTAAGTGTTGTGAAAGATTTCTACAAGTTCCGCAAGTACAATCTACAGGAGACAGCCAAAGCACTGCAACGTCTGGCTGCAAATCAATGTGAAACCACAGAAGAACAACCAAATGCTACAGCTCTAACAGAGAGCACACCTGACACTGATATCATTCATGCCAGCACTCTTGCTAAATCTGACTCTAAAAATGAACTAAGTGCTAATTCTAAGGACAAGTCAAACATTAATAGATCTAACTGTACTGAAATACAGAATGATTGTAATCAGTCTAGtgaaaaatcagaaacagaaactGGTGAGAAAGTTTAG
- the LOC115212397 gene encoding THUMP domain-containing protein 1 isoform X1, whose protein sequence is MLSILNRLNCLLGGVGPAKCYMCDTSPSSTDLVHGSSCILGCINIRMGGNDGPKSGCKRSRTYYKKCMYKKRKKWNSIDVGMRGFLVTCNRNESQAVKEMYNLLNEYADILYGPEHTEVTSKNLESNDDKEDSEESAGEIEDELEREVKALKEEKPAERRFQQVDSGTKNCLFIKTTLEKPCELIHHILGDIYQSQVQKTRYSLRVLPVSTICRIDLAEITKVATDLLDSYFSTPFGTTTTYGISFKARMSARVSRDDVIRNICQIIEEMNPLNKVNYSAPDFIVIVEFLKGFCCLSVVKDFYKFRKYNLQETAKALQRLAANQCETTEEQPNATALTESTPDTDIIHASTLAKSDSKNELSANSKDKSNINRSNCTEIQNDCNQSSEKSETETGEKV, encoded by the exons ATGTTAAGCATATTAAATCGTTTAAACTGCCTTTTGGGAGGGGTAGGTCCTGCAAAATGTTATATGTGCGATACTAGCCCCTCTTCTACTGACTTAGTTCATGGTTCCAGTTGCATCCTGG GTTGCATAAACATCAGAATGGGAGGCAATGATGGACCAAAGAGTGGCTGCAAGAGATCACGTACCTATTataagaaatgtatgtataagaaacGTAAGAAATGGAACTCCATAGATGTTGGGATGCGAGGTTTTCTGGTGACATGTAATCGCAATGAAAGTCAAGCTGTTAAGGAAATGTATAATCTTCTCAATGAATACGCCGATATATTATATGGACCTGAGCAT ACAGAGGTGACATCAAAGAATTTGGAATCTAATGATGACAAAGAAGATTCAGAAGAATCAGCTGGTGAGATTGAAGATGAACTTGAACGAGAAGTGAAAGCCTTGAAAGAGGAAAAACCTGCTGAACGGCGGTTCCAGCAGGTGGACAGTGGCACAAAGAACTGTCTATTCATCAAGACTACCCTAGAGAAGCCATGTGAATTAATTCATCACATTCTCGGTGATATTTACCAAAGTCAAGTCCAAAAGACACGCTATAGTCTTCGTGTCCTTCCAGTGAGTACCATTTGTCGTATCGATTTGGCAGAGATCACAAAGGTGGCCACGGATCTCCTGGATTCATATTTCTCCACACCttttggaacaacaacaacatatggcATTTCATTTAAGGCTCGTATGTCAGCTAGAGTGTCCCGTGATGATGTAATTCGGAATATCTGTCAGATTATTGAAGAGATGAATCCCTTGAATAAG GTTAACTACAGTGCACCAGACTTTATTGTCATTGTAGAGTTCCTGAAAGGATTTTGCTGCCTAAGTGTTGTGAAAGATTTCTACAAGTTCCGCAAGTACAATCTACAGGAGACAGCCAAAGCACTGCAACGTCTGGCTGCAAATCAATGTGAAACCACAGAAGAACAACCAAATGCTACAGCTCTAACAGAGAGCACACCTGACACTGATATCATTCATGCCAGCACTCTTGCTAAATCTGACTCTAAAAATGAACTAAGTGCTAATTCTAAGGACAAGTCAAACATTAATAGATCTAACTGTACTGAAATACAGAATGATTGTAATCAGTCTAGtgaaaaatcagaaacagaaactGGTGAGAAAGTTTAG